ACTTATATCTGTCTTATTTATCTCTTCTTAGGCTGTTTCATTGACCCGGTATCAATGCTATTATTGACCGCCGCCACGGTGATCCCTCTGATAAAACAAATGGGTTTCGACCTCATATGGTTTGGCGTGATATATGTTGTGCTAGCCGAAATCGGTATGATTACACCTCCCATGGGTCTGAATCTTTTCGTGATTCAGGGCATCTCCCGCGAAGACCTAGGAAAGGTGGTTATTGGCTCAATTCCGTTTTTCTTTCTCATGCTCATTGCTATTGCTCTACTCACTTTGTTTCCTTCTTTAATTCTCTGGTTCCCCAATCTCCTCTTCGGTACTCAGTAATTTAATTGAAGTGTCAAACAAGGAGGCGAAAAATGGACTGGAATATCCCAAAAATAACTGGTGAAGAGGCTACCGGCTGGAATGTTGACCGACTGGTTACCGTTGAAATCAAGACTGGCGGACGGCCGGGGCGCTGCATCATTTTTCCCCTGTACGAGGCTGCCGTAAAAACCGTTGGCAACAGACCCATAAGCTTGGTAGCTGCGGAGAGGCTTATTGAGCAGGTTAAGGAAGGTGATGCGGTGGTGCTGATGACCGGCATGGGCGCGTTGCCTTTTATGCCGCGTGGCGAGACGGATGGTCCTTCTGGAGTGGCAAGCTTAGCCAGGGCCGTCAGCTTTGGGTTAAAAGCCCTGCCTATTGTGTTAACGGCACCACGTGATTTTAACGCCGTATGCGGCGCAGTCAGGGCGGCTGGCCTGGGAATACTGGACTATGATGAAGCCAGGGCAACCACCACCCGTTGCGCCGTGGCGATGCCATTTACCGCTGTTGGCGAGGAAGCCAAAAAATTCGCCAAGGACACGATGGACAAGTTCTCTCCCAAGGCGGTGGCCGCGGTGGAAATGTTTGGTCCGAATAAAAAGGGAATAAAGCACTTCGGCACCGGGCTTCCGGTGGAGGGTTCTGGCGAAAAATTCCCCGGCGTAGAACACATTTTCCACGAAGCCGAATCACGGGGAATCCTTACCATTGGCTGTCTGGATGTAGGCAACGAAATGGGGGCTGGAGCCATTGAGGAGACAATAAGAAAAGTAGTCCCATATGCTGATGTATGCCGCTGCCCCTGCAAATCAGGCTTTGCCTGCGCGGTTAAAGCTGACGTTACTTTCCCGGCCTCCGTCTCCAACTGGGCAGCCTACGCAATCTCAGCCATGCTAGGTTATCTGCTCAAGAAACCAGAGGTCCTTCAGGATGTAGAGACTGAGAAGCGTATGCTGGAAGCAGCTGCCATGGCAGGCTCAAACGATGGTTGCCTAGGTGCTTCGGTAGCGGCGGCCGATGGCATTTACTGGGAAACCCAGCAGTGCTTCGTCCGAATACTGCGCAACATCATTGAAAGCGCCCTCTCAGGTTTCGGAATTGCCGGACAGCTGGAAAAGAAATAGTAATAATAGTAGCAAGGCAAATTCACAACCAGAGCCAGTTGCATCAACAATGTCGGAAAACGCGGTGCCCTGCACTTTAGGGGCTACGTCTACTTTGTCTAATGTAGTTGTATGGTGGGTCATCTGGGGTAAGTTGCGGGAATCGTTTTGTTCGTTGCCCTTCAACCTGCTGTTATATGATTGGGTGATTTCTTTTAGGAAGCAAGTGGGTAAGTAGATGAAGAGTACAAACCTAAAAGGGAAAGTACAAACTGTTTTAGGTTTGATTGAACCGGATGCTATGGGAATCACCCTCCCGCACGAGCACCTTTTCATTGACATGGCCTGGTTTTTTGTTGAACCCGGCGATGATGAAAAAGAATTAGCCCACCAGTCAATCACGCTAGATAATTTGAGCTGGGTTCGCTCCCATCGAATGAGCAATCTATATAATTTGCAGCCTTTTGAGGAAGAAGAGGCCATTGAGGAAACGCTACTTTTCAAGAAGGCCGGTGGCTGTACCATCGTGGAACAGACACCCATCAATATGGGGCGAGCTCCGACCAAACTGGTAAATATTTCCCGTGTCACCGGGCTTAACGTAATTATGGGGACAGGTTACTACCGAGAGACAGAGCCTTGCTGGAATGCTGATAGCGGCTGGGTGATGAAGAAGCTCAACAGCTATCAAAAAGCGAACATTGATTCCATGGACGAGGCAGAGATAACCGAGAAATTTGTTCAAGATATAATAACCGGTGATAAGGGAGTGCGTGCCGGATTCATCGGTGAAATTGGCTGCTCCTGGCCACTGACAGAAAACGAAAGAAAAGTATTACGCGCGGCTGCATCTGCCCAGCGGCAAACAGGTGCCTTAATAACAGTGCACCCTGGATTTCATGATGATTCACCCCTAGAAATCGTCGAGGTTCTTGCTGACGCCGGCGCCGATATTGCCCACACCGTAATGAGCCACATGTGCATTTCTGTTGACACTCACCTCACTCGCTGTCAACTGGCGAAAACGGGGTGCTACCTGGAATGGGACTTGTTCGGCTGGGACGACGTTTACCCGCAACGGGCCACCTTCGTTGATATACCTAGCGACCAAGGGCGCGTACGACAGATAATTGAGCTCATCGCCGAAGGGTACCTGAATCAAATCCTTGTTTCACATGATATCTGTGCCCGTATACGGCTCACAACCTTTGGCGGTTCCGGATATGCTCATATACTGCATAATATTGTTCCCATAATGCAACAAAAAGACATGACCGAAGAACAGATACAGACCATCCTCGTTGAAAATCCAAGGCGAGCCTTTACTTTCGTTTGATTGGCCACCACATTCGATGCTGGCTACTGATTTGCTTTTTTGAATTGTTTCAAAATTCGAAGAA
The Chloroflexota bacterium DNA segment above includes these coding regions:
- a CDS encoding DUF4392 domain-containing protein, yielding MDWNIPKITGEEATGWNVDRLVTVEIKTGGRPGRCIIFPLYEAAVKTVGNRPISLVAAERLIEQVKEGDAVVLMTGMGALPFMPRGETDGPSGVASLARAVSFGLKALPIVLTAPRDFNAVCGAVRAAGLGILDYDEARATTTRCAVAMPFTAVGEEAKKFAKDTMDKFSPKAVAAVEMFGPNKKGIKHFGTGLPVEGSGEKFPGVEHIFHEAESRGILTIGCLDVGNEMGAGAIEETIRKVVPYADVCRCPCKSGFACAVKADVTFPASVSNWAAYAISAMLGYLLKKPEVLQDVETEKRMLEAAAMAGSNDGCLGASVAAADGIYWETQQCFVRILRNIIESALSGFGIAGQLEKK